A single Scleropages formosus chromosome 4, fSclFor1.1, whole genome shotgun sequence DNA region contains:
- the layna gene encoding layilin isoform X1: protein MDVLKVLGALLALCHCSASAASKLFSADFYEPRGQRICRRGTEKPCYKIAYFQDSRRKMNFEEASRACRSDGGELLSIESENEQRLIETFIQELRAADGDFWIGLHREPGYQETSSNCHALYHWLDGSQATFRNWHGDEPSCGYEVCVVMYHQPSAPPGHGGLYMFQWNDDNCDTKNNFICKYTRDKRTLPTTTENFTNTDTPTISLSPKYPSVTSNDKEVKVRVPDPTDNALNIAYIVLPTIPLLLLLLVATGVFCFKLLTRRKKEQTETCPKEPGYWVSAERCNSPSPDVYNVIRKQHDADLAGTRPDIKNTSFLGSSPDTPPGDYDNLTGRDTESGFVTLASTESGFVTNDIYETCHSRGRYCRETGWVDNEIYGY from the exons ATGGATGTGCTGAAGGTGCTCGGAGCTCTTCTCGCTCTCTGCCACTGCTCGGCATCCGCCGCGTCCAAACTCTTCAGCG CTGACTTTTACGAGCCCAGAG GTCAGAGGATTTGCCGGCGCGGCACAGAGAAACCCTGCTACAAGATTGCGTACTTCCAGGATAGCCGGCGCAAGATGAACTTCGAGGAGGCCAGTCGGGCGTGCCGCAGCGATGGCGGGGAGCTGCTCAGCATCGAGTCCGAAAATGAACAGCGGCTAATTGAGACCTTCATCCAGGAGCTGCGGGCCGCTGACGGTGACTTCTGGATTGGACTCCATAGGGAGCCAGGCTACCAGGAGACCAGCAGCAACTGCCATGCACTGTACCACTGGCTGGACGGCAGCCAGGccaccttcag GAACTGGCATGGAGATGAGCCTTCCTGCGGATACGAGGTGTGTGTGGTCATGTACCACCAGCCCTCGGCACCCCCGGGCCATGGAGGGCTCTACATGTTCCAGTGGAACGATGACAACTGTGACACCAAGAACAACTTCATTTGCAAGTACACCCGAG ATAAGCGGACTCTCCCTACAACAACTGAGAACTTCACCAACACAG ATACTCCAACCATTTCTCTGAGTCCAAAATATCCTTCAGTTACAAGTAATGACAAAGAAGTAAAAGTGCGTGTCCCAGACCCAACAG acaatGCTCTGAATATTGCCTACATAGTCCTACCCACCatccctctgctgctgctgctgctagtGGCAACGGGGGTCTTCTGCTTCAAACTGCTCACCAGAAG GAAGAAGGAGCAGACTGAAACCTGCCCCAAGGAGCCGGGATACTGGGTGTCAGCGGAGCGCTGCAACAGTCCGAGCCCGGATGTGTACAACGTCATCCGCAAGCAGCACGACGCAGACCTGGCCGGCACACGCCCCGACATCAAGAACACCTCTTTCCTGGGCTCCTCACCAGACACTCCACCTGGAGACTACGACAACCTGACGGGCAGGGACACTGAGAGTGGCTTTGTGACGCTGGCCAGCACAGAGAGTGGTTTCGTCACCAACGACATCTATGAGACGTGTCACAGCCGGGGCCGCTACTGCCGTGAGACGGGGTGGGTGGACAATGAGATCTATGGCTACTGA
- the layna gene encoding layilin isoform X2: MDVLKVLGALLALCHCSASAASKLFSGQRICRRGTEKPCYKIAYFQDSRRKMNFEEASRACRSDGGELLSIESENEQRLIETFIQELRAADGDFWIGLHREPGYQETSSNCHALYHWLDGSQATFRNWHGDEPSCGYEVCVVMYHQPSAPPGHGGLYMFQWNDDNCDTKNNFICKYTRDKRTLPTTTENFTNTDTPTISLSPKYPSVTSNDKEVKVRVPDPTDNALNIAYIVLPTIPLLLLLLVATGVFCFKLLTRRKKEQTETCPKEPGYWVSAERCNSPSPDVYNVIRKQHDADLAGTRPDIKNTSFLGSSPDTPPGDYDNLTGRDTESGFVTLASTESGFVTNDIYETCHSRGRYCRETGWVDNEIYGY; the protein is encoded by the exons ATGGATGTGCTGAAGGTGCTCGGAGCTCTTCTCGCTCTCTGCCACTGCTCGGCATCCGCCGCGTCCAAACTCTTCAGCG GTCAGAGGATTTGCCGGCGCGGCACAGAGAAACCCTGCTACAAGATTGCGTACTTCCAGGATAGCCGGCGCAAGATGAACTTCGAGGAGGCCAGTCGGGCGTGCCGCAGCGATGGCGGGGAGCTGCTCAGCATCGAGTCCGAAAATGAACAGCGGCTAATTGAGACCTTCATCCAGGAGCTGCGGGCCGCTGACGGTGACTTCTGGATTGGACTCCATAGGGAGCCAGGCTACCAGGAGACCAGCAGCAACTGCCATGCACTGTACCACTGGCTGGACGGCAGCCAGGccaccttcag GAACTGGCATGGAGATGAGCCTTCCTGCGGATACGAGGTGTGTGTGGTCATGTACCACCAGCCCTCGGCACCCCCGGGCCATGGAGGGCTCTACATGTTCCAGTGGAACGATGACAACTGTGACACCAAGAACAACTTCATTTGCAAGTACACCCGAG ATAAGCGGACTCTCCCTACAACAACTGAGAACTTCACCAACACAG ATACTCCAACCATTTCTCTGAGTCCAAAATATCCTTCAGTTACAAGTAATGACAAAGAAGTAAAAGTGCGTGTCCCAGACCCAACAG acaatGCTCTGAATATTGCCTACATAGTCCTACCCACCatccctctgctgctgctgctgctagtGGCAACGGGGGTCTTCTGCTTCAAACTGCTCACCAGAAG GAAGAAGGAGCAGACTGAAACCTGCCCCAAGGAGCCGGGATACTGGGTGTCAGCGGAGCGCTGCAACAGTCCGAGCCCGGATGTGTACAACGTCATCCGCAAGCAGCACGACGCAGACCTGGCCGGCACACGCCCCGACATCAAGAACACCTCTTTCCTGGGCTCCTCACCAGACACTCCACCTGGAGACTACGACAACCTGACGGGCAGGGACACTGAGAGTGGCTTTGTGACGCTGGCCAGCACAGAGAGTGGTTTCGTCACCAACGACATCTATGAGACGTGTCACAGCCGGGGCCGCTACTGCCGTGAGACGGGGTGGGTGGACAATGAGATCTATGGCTACTGA
- the hoatz gene encoding cilia- and flagella-associated protein HOATZ isoform X1, which translates to MSEQQGEHAFADLDKYYTVFAGSSPEDVAYAKVFWNSFNLHPPLESRLVSADMRQRLQVAGSTRDSRGCPTSDRRDEKLQEVYIKQRLEEKQRYLEMAKKRDDTLALLKKQREERIKKEMISLPYKPNQCEKKERPTFRSLPEEAHRDIKDVQDLK; encoded by the exons ATGTCGGAGCAGCAGGGCGAACACGCGTTTGCGGATCTGGACAAATATTACACCGTTTTTGCTGGATCCTCTCCAGAGGACGTGGCCTACGCCAAAGTATTCTGGAATTCTTTCAACTTACATCCGCCACTCGAGTCTCGCTTGGTTTCGGCCGACATGAGACAAAGACTTCAAGTAGCGGGGAGCACGCGGGACT CTCGTGGATGTCCAACCTCTGACAGGA GAGATGAGAAGCTGCAGGAAGTGTACATCAAGCAGAGGCTGGAAGAAAAGCAGCGATATTTGGAGATG GCAAAAAAGAGAGATGACACTCTGGCTCTTCTGAAGAAACAAAGGGAGGAGCGGATAAAG AAGGAGATGATATCTTTACCATACAAGCCAAACCAATGTGAGAAAAAAGAGAG ACCTACTTTCAGAAGTCTTCCTGAAGAGGCCCACCGGGACATCAAGGATGTTCAGGATCTTAAGTAG
- the hoatz gene encoding cilia- and flagella-associated protein HOATZ isoform X2 — protein MSEQQGEHAFADLDKYYTVFAGSSPEDVAYAKVFWNSFNLHPPLESRLVSADMRQRLQVAGSTRDSRGCPTSDRRDEKLQEVYIKQRLEEKQRYLEMERFCATIPQAWSTRWPFLPSPVPLPGNSTHVSCQQWLLSQK, from the exons ATGTCGGAGCAGCAGGGCGAACACGCGTTTGCGGATCTGGACAAATATTACACCGTTTTTGCTGGATCCTCTCCAGAGGACGTGGCCTACGCCAAAGTATTCTGGAATTCTTTCAACTTACATCCGCCACTCGAGTCTCGCTTGGTTTCGGCCGACATGAGACAAAGACTTCAAGTAGCGGGGAGCACGCGGGACT CTCGTGGATGTCCAACCTCTGACAGGA GAGATGAGAAGCTGCAGGAAGTGTACATCAAGCAGAGGCTGGAAGAAAAGCAGCGATATTTGGAGATG GAGCGGTTCTGTGCCACCATCCCACAAGCATGGAGCACCCGTTggcccttccttccttctccagtcccccttccaGGGAATTCAACTCACGTTTCATGCCAGCAGTGGCTGCTTTCACAAAAGTGA